One window of the Roseovarius sp. THAF9 genome contains the following:
- a CDS encoding phospholipase D family protein, producing MTHAQDDPDFQVMITAQEAWPVFERAVLAAKSHVVASFRIFDLTTQLRSPEAQEIGETWFDLFEHLLCRGITIDLTVSDFDPVFATELHRLTWRTVRQAAALAEVSDCPIHNLRIRADLHPAKAGRLPWLAFLPAVLQRRSKRLMALNDDQKLREAVRLDDGSLPELHTTSHHQKIAVIDDEVLYVGGLDLNERRYDTPQHDRIAAHTWSDVQLLIRGGPEAREAAHHIKTFLPSIEACRKPAPMKYIRRTLSAPRPTQLPYVSPKTLLHEIEEDHIRAFKRAKDMIYIESQYFRARGLAKRLAKEGRRRPDLHAILILPGLPDEVAYSSEIGIDARYGMSLQHDAIEMVRDSFGDRIVVATPVQPRFAARDTIQTLSGSPLIHVHNKILVQDDTFAMVGSANLNGRSLYWDTEAAVRITDPGRIQTLRERLMSHWWFEDLPAEARAHDTMFPWWSRKIAENSVMNPENRHGFLVEHDSAQLRDTWLNLPGVTENIV from the coding sequence GTGACACATGCTCAGGACGATCCAGACTTCCAGGTGATGATAACCGCGCAGGAAGCGTGGCCGGTCTTCGAACGGGCCGTGCTTGCCGCCAAGTCCCACGTCGTGGCCTCGTTCCGCATATTCGACCTCACGACCCAGCTTCGCAGCCCGGAAGCCCAGGAGATCGGCGAGACCTGGTTTGACCTCTTCGAGCATCTGCTGTGTCGCGGCATCACGATCGACCTCACCGTCAGTGATTTCGACCCGGTTTTCGCCACCGAATTGCATCGCCTGACATGGCGCACCGTGCGGCAGGCGGCGGCGCTGGCGGAAGTCTCAGACTGCCCCATTCACAACCTGCGCATACGCGCCGACCTGCATCCCGCGAAGGCCGGCCGCCTGCCTTGGTTGGCCTTCCTGCCCGCTGTGCTTCAACGCCGGTCCAAACGGCTGATGGCGCTCAACGACGACCAGAAACTGCGCGAGGCCGTGCGCCTCGACGACGGCTCCCTGCCCGAGCTGCACACCACCTCGCACCACCAGAAAATCGCGGTGATCGACGACGAGGTGCTTTACGTGGGCGGGCTTGACCTGAACGAACGGCGCTACGACACGCCCCAGCATGACCGCATCGCCGCGCATACCTGGTCGGACGTACAGCTTCTCATTCGCGGCGGCCCCGAGGCGAGGGAGGCGGCGCATCACATCAAGACCTTCCTCCCCAGCATCGAGGCCTGCCGCAAGCCCGCGCCGATGAAGTACATCCGCCGCACGCTTTCCGCGCCGCGGCCCACACAGTTGCCCTACGTCTCGCCCAAGACGCTCCTGCACGAGATCGAGGAGGATCACATTCGCGCCTTCAAGCGGGCCAAGGACATGATCTATATCGAATCTCAGTATTTCCGCGCTCGCGGTCTCGCCAAGCGTCTGGCCAAGGAAGGCCGCCGCCGGCCCGACCTGCACGCCATACTCATCCTGCCCGGCCTGCCTGACGAGGTCGCCTATTCCAGCGAGATCGGCATCGACGCCCGTTACGGCATGTCGCTCCAGCACGACGCGATCGAGATGGTGCGCGACAGCTTCGGCGACCGCATCGTTGTCGCCACGCCGGTCCAACCCCGCTTTGCCGCCCGCGACACGATCCAGACCCTTTCTGGCTCGCCACTGATCCACGTCCACAACAAGATTCTCGTGCAGGACGACACATTCGCCATGGTCGGATCCGCCAATCTCAACGGCCGCTCGCTCTACTGGGACACCGAGGCCGCCGTGCGCATCACCGATCCGGGCCGCATCCAGACCCTGCGCGAGCGGCTGATGTCGCACTGGTGGTTCGAGGACTTGCCCGCAGAGGCGCGCGCGCATGACACCATGTTCCCCTGGTGGTCCAGGAAGATCGCCGAAAACAGCGTCATGAACCCCGAGAACCGCCACGGCTTTCTCGTCGAACATGACAGCGCGCAACTGCGCGATACTTGGCTCAACCTGCCCGGCGTGACGGAAAACATCGTCTGA
- a CDS encoding CsbD family protein, whose product MDRERIEGNWNQIKGQLRETYGDLTDDDIEEAKGEREQMIGALQAKVGKDKDEVRRDVDRILGNI is encoded by the coding sequence ATGGACCGCGAACGCATCGAAGGCAACTGGAACCAGATCAAGGGCCAACTGCGCGAAACCTATGGCGACCTGACCGATGACGACATCGAGGAAGCCAAGGGCGAGCGCGAACAGATGATCGGCGCCCTGCAAGCCAAGGTCGGCAAGGACAAGGACGAGGTCCGCCGCGACGTTGACCGCATCCTCGGCAACATCTGA
- a CDS encoding gamma-glutamyl-gamma-aminobutyrate hydrolase family protein codes for MSRPLIAVTTSQRSGWRIFPLVWFNLWLAGARAVRWGVGRPADLGAVDGLIIGGGDDVGPELYGGVLGVSATLDRARDDLERGLATEALEIGLPVLGICRGAQMMNVALGGTLDQDAWETFGEAEKIKTILPKRDVDVMYDTHLARICGPERMRVNALHTQAVEALGRGLRVAARDSWGMIQAVERVEDPFALGVQWHPEHLFYARRQRLLFKALVAAARAYGASRGQVDAVLKQR; via the coding sequence ATGAGCCGGCCGCTGATCGCCGTGACCACCTCGCAGCGGTCGGGGTGGCGGATTTTTCCGCTGGTGTGGTTCAACCTGTGGCTGGCCGGCGCGCGGGCCGTGCGCTGGGGCGTGGGACGGCCCGCTGACCTTGGCGCGGTGGACGGGCTTATTATCGGTGGCGGCGATGACGTGGGGCCGGAGCTGTACGGAGGCGTGCTGGGCGTGTCGGCCACGCTGGACCGCGCCCGGGATGATCTGGAGCGGGGACTGGCCACGGAGGCGCTGGAGATTGGCCTGCCGGTTCTGGGGATCTGCCGAGGCGCGCAGATGATGAACGTGGCGCTTGGCGGCACGCTGGACCAGGACGCGTGGGAAACCTTTGGCGAGGCCGAGAAGATCAAGACGATCCTGCCCAAGCGCGACGTGGACGTGATGTATGACACCCACCTGGCGCGGATCTGCGGGCCCGAGCGGATGCGGGTCAACGCGCTGCATACGCAGGCGGTGGAGGCGCTGGGGCGCGGCTTGCGGGTGGCGGCGCGGGACAGTTGGGGGATGATCCAGGCGGTGGAACGTGTGGAGGACCCGTTTGCGCTGGGGGTGCAGTGGCATCCCGAGCATTTGTTTTATGCCCGGCGGCAGCGATTGCTGTTCAAGGCGCTGGTGGCGGCGGCGCGGGCCTATGGCGCGTCCCGCGGGCAGGTCGATGCAGTGCTGAAACAGCGATGA
- a CDS encoding amidoligase family protein: protein MTGQGADADHFAPLPMETNAKGDMRRIGIEVEFSGLCERRVASILQENLGGDLDDADPHLLFVRGSALGDLEIELDTALGKKKSGGLAGSQVKDLLRGLVPVEIVTDPLTPDEMARFDAMIPVLREAGASGSRNGVFLGFGVHLNVEVVAPADPHTLRTVRAFGLLDPVLRADNGIDVTRRVLPFVNAWPRALVDELVEEKPDSLELLLDLMDPHVRTRNHALDLLPLMKHALPRLFEASYPDEHSTKARPAFHFRLPDSRINEEGWSLQEPWEMWRLVEKVAATEQLETLEEAWQDHAHSGGVLRRESAWVRIASDILGRDTQ from the coding sequence ATGACAGGGCAGGGTGCTGACGCAGATCATTTCGCGCCTTTACCGATGGAGACCAATGCGAAGGGCGACATGCGCCGCATTGGAATCGAGGTGGAATTCTCGGGCCTGTGCGAGCGCCGCGTGGCGTCGATCTTGCAGGAGAACCTTGGCGGGGATCTGGACGACGCCGATCCTCATTTGTTGTTCGTGCGGGGCAGTGCGCTGGGCGATCTGGAGATCGAGCTGGACACGGCCCTTGGCAAGAAAAAGAGCGGCGGGTTGGCCGGGTCGCAAGTCAAGGACCTGCTCCGCGGGCTGGTGCCGGTCGAGATCGTGACGGACCCGCTGACGCCCGACGAGATGGCGCGGTTCGACGCGATGATCCCTGTCCTGCGCGAGGCCGGGGCGAGCGGGTCGCGCAACGGGGTATTCCTGGGGTTCGGCGTGCATCTGAATGTCGAGGTGGTCGCGCCCGCCGATCCGCATACGCTGCGCACGGTGCGGGCCTTTGGGTTGCTGGACCCAGTCCTGCGCGCCGATAACGGTATCGACGTGACGCGCCGCGTGCTGCCTTTCGTCAATGCCTGGCCGCGGGCGCTGGTCGATGAACTGGTCGAGGAAAAGCCGGACAGTCTGGAACTGTTGCTTGACCTGATGGACCCGCATGTGCGCACGCGCAATCATGCGCTGGACCTGTTGCCGCTGATGAAGCACGCGCTGCCACGGCTGTTCGAGGCCAGCTATCCCGACGAACACTCCACCAAGGCGCGGCCCGCGTTTCATTTTCGCCTGCCCGACAGCCGGATCAACGAGGAGGGCTGGTCGTTGCAGGAGCCGTGGGAGATGTGGCGGCTGGTCGAGAAAGTGGCCGCGACGGAACAGTTGGAGACGCTGGAGGAGGCGTGGCAGGACCATGCGCACTCGGGCGGTGTGTTGCGCCGGGAAAGCGCGTGGGTGCGGATCGCAAGCGATATCCTGGGCCGTGACACGCAATGA
- a CDS encoding AI-2E family transporter gives MVDQAPSKLVRACLITLTFIAVVAAAKEAQNLFAPATFALVLGVVMSPVAGRLENLGVPRTVSAASALIVGAAVIFLLIVALGPLLSALIDQVPRIQQQFRGWMNELTFMLRSLGGVTFDVERTISQSGEDAVEEAIPSVAEALWLAPNLFGQMLIFAGTLFFFLMTRDDIYSAIPQYRVALKQADRAVSHYFVTIALINLGLGVSLCGVLILIGLPNPMLWGAAAFLANFVLYLGPLAIMFSLLLAGLLTFNSAYALVAPASFLMLNAIEAQFVTPALVGKQLKVNPLVVFLSIVFGLWLWGPLGGIVALPVVVWVYALVSAQSKRGTASEH, from the coding sequence GTGGTAGATCAAGCCCCGTCGAAGCTGGTAAGGGCCTGCCTTATCACCCTGACATTCATTGCAGTCGTCGCCGCGGCAAAAGAGGCGCAAAACCTCTTTGCCCCGGCGACGTTCGCGTTGGTTCTGGGCGTGGTGATGTCGCCCGTCGCAGGCCGGTTGGAAAACCTTGGTGTGCCGCGAACCGTCAGCGCGGCCTCCGCGCTGATCGTCGGTGCGGCCGTCATCTTTCTGCTGATCGTGGCGCTTGGACCGTTGCTGTCGGCGCTGATCGACCAGGTGCCGCGCATCCAGCAGCAGTTTCGCGGCTGGATGAACGAATTAACCTTCATGTTGCGCAGTCTGGGCGGTGTAACATTTGACGTCGAGCGAACCATTTCGCAAAGCGGTGAAGACGCTGTGGAAGAAGCGATTCCATCCGTCGCGGAAGCGCTTTGGCTTGCGCCGAACCTGTTTGGGCAAATGCTGATCTTCGCGGGAACGTTGTTCTTTTTCCTGATGACCCGTGATGACATCTACAGCGCAATCCCACAGTACCGCGTGGCGCTGAAGCAGGCGGATCGGGCGGTGTCGCATTATTTCGTGACCATCGCGCTGATCAACCTCGGTCTTGGCGTGTCGCTGTGCGGTGTGCTGATCCTCATCGGCCTGCCAAACCCGATGCTGTGGGGCGCGGCGGCGTTTCTGGCGAATTTCGTTCTCTATCTCGGCCCGCTGGCGATCATGTTCTCGTTGTTGCTGGCCGGGCTTCTGACGTTCAACTCTGCCTATGCACTGGTCGCGCCGGCCTCGTTCCTGATGCTGAACGCGATCGAGGCGCAATTCGTGACACCGGCGCTGGTCGGCAAGCAGCTGAAGGTCAATCCGCTGGTCGTCTTTCTCTCCATCGTATTCGGACTGTGGCTTTGGGGACCGCTTGGGGGTATCGTCGCCCTGCCGGTGGTCGTCTGGGTCTATGCCCTCGTCTCGGCTCAATCCAAACGCGGGACAGCGTCCGAACACTAG